The following are from one region of the Aspergillus luchuensis IFO 4308 DNA, chromosome 4, nearly complete sequence genome:
- a CDS encoding uncharacterized protein (COG:Q;~EggNog:ENOG410PUNY;~InterPro:IPR034001,IPR043926,IPR027417,IPR003593, IPR010929,IPR017871,IPR034003,IPR003439,IPR013525;~PFAM:PF01061,PF00005,PF06422;~TransMembrane:12 (i470-491o503-521i542-571o577-598i722-743o1140-1157i1169-1189o1209-1237i1249-1271o1277-1297i1309-1329o1403-1421i);~go_component: GO:0016020 - membrane [Evidence IEA];~go_component: GO:0016021 - integral component of membrane [Evidence IEA];~go_function: GO:0005524 - ATP binding [Evidence IEA];~go_function: GO:0016887 - ATPase activity [Evidence IEA];~go_function: GO:0042626 - ATPase-coupled transmembrane transporter activity [Evidence IEA];~go_process: GO:0055085 - transmembrane transport [Evidence IEA]): MNSHEFPEDEKSSDLPVPERKSLDTLNVPHIDVREAPSSETLTVPHANTTSPPGKDAEWSMTPQVIRSQEREAAAGFKKRELGVTWKNLGVDVLAAEAAVNENLFSQFNVPQRIRDFTRKPPLKSILAESHGCVKPGEMLLVLGRPGSGCTTLLNLLSNRRHGYHTIKGDVSFGNMSHEEAAQYRSHIVMNTEEELFYPRLTVGQTMDFATRLKVPSHLPDGTASVSEYTAETKQFLMESMGISHTADTKVGNEFVRGVSGGERKRVSIIECLATRGSVFCWDNSTRGLDASTALEWAKALRAMTNVLGLSTIVTLYQAGNGIYNLFDKALVLDEGKQIFYGPASAAKPFMENLGFVYTDGANVGDFLTGVTVPTERRIRPGYENRFPRNADAIMAEYKASAIYSHMTAEYDYPTSAVARERTEAFKESVAFEKTTHQPQKSPFTTGFGTQVLACTRRQYQILWGEKSTFLIKQILSLVMALIAGSCFYNAPQTSAGLFTKGGAVFFSLLYNTIVAMSEVTESFKGRPVLIKHKGFAFYHPAAFCLAQITADFPVLLFQCTIFSVVLYWMVGLKATAAAFFTFWIILFTTTLCVTALFRCIGAAFSTFEAASKISGTAIKGIVMYAGYMIPKPKVKNWFLELYYTNPMAYAFQAALSNEFHGQVIPCVGKNIVPTGPGYEDVDSANKACTGVGGALPGADYVTGDQYLSSLHYKHSQLWRNFGVVWAWWGFFAVLTIICTTYWKAGAGGSASLLIPRENLKQHQKSIDEESQIKEKEQTKAATSDTTAEVDGNLSRNTAVFTWKNLKYTVKTPSGDRVLLDNIHGWVKPGMLGALMGSSGAGKTTLLDVLAQRKTEGTITGSIMVDGRPLPVSFQRMAGYCEQLDVHEPFATVREALEFSALLRQPRTTPREEKLKYVDTIIDLLELHDLADTLIGTVGNGLSVEQRKRVTIGVELVSKPSILIFLDEPTSGLDGQSAYNTVRFLRKLADVGQAVLVTIHQPSAQLFAQFDTLLLLARGGKTVYFGDIGDNGQTIKHYFGKYGAQCPVEANPAEFMIDVVTGGIESVKDKDWHQVWLESPEHQQMITELDHLISEAASKPSSVNDDGCEFSMPLWEQTKIVTHRMNVALFRNTNYVNNKFSLHIISALLNGFSFWRVGPSVTALQLKMFTIFNFVFVAPGVINQLQPLFIQRRDIYDAREKKSKMYSWISFVIGLIVSEFPYLCVCAVLYFLCWYYCVRLPHDSNKAGATFFIMLIYEFIYTGIGQFIAAYAPNPTFAALVNPMIISVLVLFCGIFVPYTQLNVFWKYWLYYLNPFNYVVSGMLTFDMWDAKVTCNEDEFALFNPTNGTCAEYLKDYIAGQGWRVNLTNPDATSTCRVCEYRRGSDFLTTLNINHYFYGWRDAGISVIFAISGYALVFALMKLRTKASKKAE, encoded by the exons ATGAATTCTCATGAGTTCCCGGAAGACGAAAAGTCTTCCGACTTACCAGTTCCAGAACGAAAGAGTCTCGACACACTGAATGTTCCCCATATAGATGTTCGAGAAGCTCCAAGTTCAGAAACCCTGACAGTACCCCATGCgaacaccacctcccctcCTGGGAAAGACGCGGAATGGAGCATGACCCCGCAGGTCATTCGGAGCCAGGAACGTGAGGCTGCGGCAGGATTCAAAAAGCGAGAGCTAGGTGTGACCTGGAAGAACCTCGGCGTGGATGTCCTTGCAGCGGAGGCAGCAGTCAATGAGAACCTATTCTCCCAGTTCAATGTACCTCAAAGAATCCGTGACTTCACCCGGAAACCACCCCTGAAATCTATATTGGCGGAAAGTCACGGCTGTGTCAAGCCAGGGGAGATGCTCCTAGTCTTGGGACGCCCGGGTTCAGGGTGTACCACTCTTCTCAATTTACTCTCCAATCGCCGCCATGGCTACCATACCATCAAGGGCGACGTGAGCTTTGGAAATATGTcccatgaagaagcagctcaATATCGGAGCCATATTGTGATGAATACGGAAGAAGAGCTATTCTACCCCCGGTTGACCGTTGGTCAAACAATGGACTTTGCTACTCGGCTCAAAGTtccatctcatcttcctGATGGTACCGCATCTGTGAGCGAGTATACTGCTGAGACAAAGCAGTTCCTCATGGAATCTATGGGGATCTCACATACCGCCGACACGAAGGTGGGGAACGAGTTTGTGCGGGGCGTATCAGGAGGAGAACGAAAGCGAGTATCTATCATTGAATGCCTGGCAACAAGGGGATCTGTCTTTTGCTGGGACAACAGTACCCGCGGTCTCGATGCCAGTACTGCATTGGAGTGGGCTAAGGCTTTGCGAGCGATGACTAACGTTCTCGGACTCTCAACCATTGTGACCCTGTATCAAGCGGGGAATGGAATCTACAACCTCTTTGATAAGGCCTTGGTTCTGGACGAGGGGAAGCAGATCTTCTATGGCCCTGCATCTGCAGCAAAACCTTTCATGGAGAACCTGGGGTTTGTCTATACCGACGGTGCCAATGTTG GTGACTTCCTAACAGGTGTGACCGTGCCTACTGAGCGAAGGATAAGGCCTGGGTATGAAAACAGGTTTCCGCGGAATGCCGATGCTATCATGGCAGAGTATAAGGCGTCAGCTATTTACAGCCACATGACAGCAGAATACGACTATCCCACAAGCGCAGTTGCTAGGGAGCGGACGGAGGCATTCAAGGAGTCCGTTGCCTTCGAAAAAACCACGCACCAACCACAGAAGAGTCCGTTCACCACTGGATTTGGGACCCAGGTTCTCGCATGTACGCGGCGCCAGTATCAGATTCTGTGGGGGGAGAAATCCACATTCTTGATCAAACAGATTTTGTCTCTGGTTATGGCCTTAATTGCCGGATCCTGCTTTTATAACGCTCCCCAGACATCTGCCGGACTCTTCACAAAAGGTGGAGCAGTCTTTTTCTCCCTGTTGTACAACACGATCGTCGCTATGTCCGAGGTTACCGAGTCCTTTAAAGGGCGCCCTGTGCTCATCAAGCATAAGGGATTTGCTTTCTACCATCCGGCTGCCTTCTGCTTGGCGCAGATAACAGCTGACTTTCCGGTGCTACTCTTCCAATGCACGATCTTCTCAGTCGTATTATATTGGATGGTCGGGCTcaaagcaacagcagccgcaTTTTTCACCTTTTGGATCATCCTGTTCACTACGACCTTA TGTGTTACAGCACTATTTCGATGCATTGGTGCAGCCTTCAGTACCTTCGAAGCCGCTTCGAAGATTTCGGGAACCGCTATCAAAGGAATCGTCATGTATGCTGGCTATATGATCCCTAAACCAAAGGTCAAAAATTGGTTCCTCGAGCTCTACTACACCAACCCAATGGCTTATGCCTTCCAAGCAGCGCTGTCGAATGAGTTTCACGGTCAGGTTATCCCTTGTGTCGGAAAGAATATTGTCCCTACCGGCCCCGGATATGAGGATGTTGACTCTGCCAACAAAGCTTGTACTGGAGTAGGCGGTGCTTTGCCTGGTGCAGACTACGTGACCGGTGACCAGTATCTCTCCTCGCTCCATTACAAGCATTCGCAGCTCTGGAGGAATTTCGGGGTCGTATGGGCGTGGTGGGGCTTCTTCGCCGTGCTCACGATTATTTGCACCACATATTGGAAAGCCGGTGCCGGGGGAAGTGCTTCATTGTTGATCCCCCGTGAAAACTTGAAGCAGCACCAGAAAAGCATTGACGAGGAGTCTCAGATTAAGGAAAAGGAGCAAACTAAAGCTGCCACTAGCGACACGACTGCGGAGGTGGATGGCAACCTTTCCCGCAATACTGCCGTCTTTACCTGGAAGAACCTCAAATACACTGTCAAAACACCTTCCGGCGACCGGGTCTTGTTGGATAATATCCACGGCTGGGTCAAGCCAGGTATGCTTGGGGCGCTTATGGGCTCTTCAGGAGCGGGCAAGACAACCTTACTTGATGTTCTTGCACAGCGAAAGACGGAGGGCACCATTACTGGGTCTATCATGGTTGACGGCCGGCCGTTACCTGTGTCCTTTCAAAGAATGGCTGGATACTGCGAGCAGTTGGATGTTCACGAACCGTTCGCTACGGTTCGGGAAGCTCTAGAATTCTCTGCATTGTTGCGCCAACCCCGGACAACCCCTAGAGAAGAGAAACTCAAGTATGTTGATACCATCATTGACCTGCTTGAGCTTCATGATCTGGCAGACACTCTTATTGGCACAGTTGGCAATGGCCTTAGTGTGGAACAAAGAAAACGAGTGACTATTGGTGTGGAGCTTGTATCCAAACCGAGCATCTTGATTTTCTTGGATGAGCCTACCTCTGGGTTGGATGGACAGTCTGCTTATAATACAGTGCGGTTTCTTCGCAAGTTAGCCGATGTTGGACAGGCTGTTTTGGTGACTATTCATCAACCTTCTGCCCAGTTATTTGCGCAGTTCGATACTCTTTTGCTGCTCGCACGCGGCGGCAAAACTGTGTATTTTGGCGATATCGGCGATAATGGGCAGACAATCAAACATTATTTCGGCAAATATGGTGCACAATGCCCCGTTGAGGCCAACCCAGCCGAATTCATGATCGATGTGGTCACCGGAGGCATCGAGAGCGTCAAGGACAAAGACTGGCACCAGGTTTGGCTTGAGTCGCCTGAACATCAGCAGATGATCACCGAGCTTGATCACTTGATATCTGAGGCTGCCTCGAAGCCCTCCAGTGTTAACGACGATGGATGCGAGTTCTCGATGCCGCTCTGGGAGCAGACGAAGATCGTTACCCACAGAATGAACGTGGCTCTTTTCCGAAATACCAACTACGTTAACAATAAATTCTCCCTGCATATCATCTCCGCCCTGCTCAACGGTTTCTCATTTTGGAGGGTCGGTCCAAGCGTGACAGCCCTGCAGTTGAAGATGTTCACTATTTTCAACTTTGTTTTCGTTGCACCAGGTGTTATCAATCAGCTCCAACCATTGTTCATCCAGAGACGCGATATCTACGATGCACGAGAGAAGAAGTCAAAGATGTATTCATGGATCTCATTCGTCATTGGTCTGATTGTATCCGAGTTCCCGTACCTTTGTGTATGCGCAGTCTTGTATTTTCTTTGCTGGTACTACTGCGTACGCCTGCCTCATGATTCCAACAAGGCGGGTgccaccttcttcatcatgctCATCTACGAGTTCATCTACACGGGTATTGGCCAGTTTATTGCAGCATATGCACCCAACCCAACATTTGCCGCACTCGTGAACCCCATGATTATCAGTGTCTTGGTGCTCTTCTGCGGCATCTTCGTTCCATACACGCAACTCAACGTGTTCTGGAAATACTGGCTCTACTACCTCAACCCGTTCAACTATGTCGTCTCAGGAATGCTCACCTTCGATATGTGGGATGCCAAGGTGACCTGTAACGAGGACGAGTTTGCGCTGTTCAACCCTACCAATGGCACCTGCGCTGAATACTTGAAGGACTACATCGCGGGTCAGGGCTGGCGTGTCAATTTGACCAACCCGGATGCTACTTCAACTTGCAGGGTGTGTGAATACCGCCGTGGAAGTGACTTCTTGACCACACTAAATATCAACCACTACTTTTACGGATGGCGGGACGCGGGAATCTCGGTCATCTTTGCAATTAGTGGGTATGCGTTGGTGTTTGCATTGATGAAGCTCCGGACGAAGGcttcgaagaaggcggagtAG
- a CDS encoding putative sulfate/molybdate transporter (COG:P;~EggNog:ENOG410PGTE;~InterPro:IPR031563;~PFAM:PF16983;~TransMembrane:10 (o20-41i53-73o93-113i125-146o158-175i180-199o265-285i297-320o332-353i389-419o);~go_function: GO:0015098 - molybdate ion transmembrane transporter activity [Evidence IEA];~go_process: GO:0015689 - molybdate ion transport [Evidence IEA]) — protein sequence MTMNLRQINAHNLSTFRHHYVSEISGSLGDLGTFLPIAIALAVNNTVSLSSTLIFSGLFNILTGVFFGIPLPVQPMKAIAAVAIARSFSNGSIAAAGLFVAAFILLFSITGLLTRFANAIPIPIIKGIQVGAGLSLIIASCNSLLSNLSWLSPSWADNRLWALAAFCFLLSTTVYRTVPYALFVFLLGLLFALILASLASDLPSLSLWHPYTVLPTPSDWASGIFDAGIGQIPLTTLNSIVAVVHLAHDLLPTHTNSSHLNVTSIALSVSAMNLLGCWFGAMPVCHGSGGLAAQYRFGARSGASIIFLGVFKLVIGVFFGESLVGLLKRFPTALLGVMVIAAGMELLSVGESLNTTGARDIRKAVAGQAGLTGEDLGPMLSDFERKKRWMVMMVTVGLLVGFKNDAVGFLGGLLCHWAYGIPAAVEWGARRWREGRVRLE from the coding sequence ATGACCATGAACCTCCGCCAAATAAACGCccacaacctctccaccttccGCCACCACTATGTCTCCGAGATCTCCGGCTCCCTCGGTGACCTGGGCACATTCCTCCCCATCGCCATAGCCCTAGCCGTCAACAACACCGTCTCCCTCTCCAGCACGTTAATCTTCTCCGGCCTCTTCAACATCCTCACcggcgtcttcttcggtaTCCCCCTTCCCGTCCAACCCATGAAAGCCatcgccgccgtcgccatCGCCCGCAGCTTCAGCAACGGCTCCATCGCCGCAGCCGGCCTCTTCGTCGcagccttcatcctcctcttcagcaTAACCGGACTCCTCACACGCTTCGCCAACGCCATCCCCATACCCATCATCAAAGGAATCCAAGTCGGCGCCGGCCTCTCCCTGATAATCGCCTCCTGCAACTCCCTCCTCAGCAACCTCTCCTGGCTCTCCCCCTCCTGGGCCGACAATCGACTCTGGGCCCTCGCCGCATTctgcttcctcctctccaccaccgtcTACCGCACTGTCCCCTACGCCCTCTTCgtctttcttctcggcctcctcttcgccttAATCCTCGCCTCCCTAGCCTCcgacctcccctccctctcgcTCTGGCACCCCTACACCGTCCTCCCCACACCCTCAGACTGGGCCTCAGGCATCTTCGACGCCGGAATCGGCCAAATCCCCCTAACAACACTCAACTCCATCGTCGCAGTCGTCCACCTCGCCCATgatctcctccccacccacaccaactcctcccacCTCAACGTTACCTCCATCGCCCTCAGCGTCTCCGCCATGAACCTCCTCGGCTGCTGGTTCGGCGCCATGCCCGTCTGCCATGGCTCCGGCGGCCTGGCGGCCCAGTACCGCTTCGGAGCGCGTTCCGGtgccagcatcatcttcctgggTGTGTTCAAGCTCGTGATCGGCGTGTTCTTTGGTGAGTCGTTGGTCGGGTTGCTGAAAAGGTTTCCGACGGCTTTGCTGGGCGTTATGGTTATTGCGGCGGGGATGGAGTTGCTTAGTGTGGGCGAGAGCTTGAATACGACGGGAGCGAGGGATATAAGGAAGGCGGTTGCGGGTCAGGCCGGGTTGACCGGGGAGGATTTGGGCCCTATGTTGAGTGATtttgagaggaagaaaaggtggATGGTTATGATGGTTACGGTGGGACTGTTGGTCGGGTTTAAGAATGATGCTGTTGGGTTCTTGGGGGGCTTGTTGTGTCATTGGGCTTATGGCATTCCGGCCGCGGTGGAGTGGGGGgcgaggaggtggagagaggggagagtgagGTTGGAGTAG
- a CDS encoding GPALPP motifs-containing protein 1 (COG:S;~EggNog:ENOG410PPNU;~InterPro:IPR022226;~PFAM:PF12572) → MEPEKRKYAAGPSLPPTSEDDSSKRRKVICPAPPPPSASADANTSDNSSSDDDSDDDFGPSLPPPEGTVSSVPDTGATQPARSETTSEAPKAPQRDAWMLEPIDGSNRNSRVDPTKLRNRKFQTGRGANTTPSAGGLDVSWTETPEQKMKRLQDEVLGVQTRPTAPDAGDSAGGARGAQPSRAMQEKIHRFNEEKRKEEAKARDAERKKKKKDGEEEEDDPSARAFDKEKDMSLSSKITHAQRREMMNKAADFGSRFTSGKFL, encoded by the coding sequence ATGGAACCCGAAAAGCGCAAATACGCCGCCGGGCCTTCCCTGCCACCCACCAGCGAAGACGACTCCAGCAAACGTCGCAAAGTGATCTGTCcagccccccctcctccctctgccAGCGCAGACGCCAATACCTCCGACAACAGCTCCTCCGATGACGACTCCGACGATGACTTCGGACCCAGTCTCCCTCCGCCAGAAGGCACCGTCTCTTCTGTTCCCGACACTGGCGCAACACAGCCCGCCCGCTCCGAAACTACTTCAGAAGCACCAAAAGCACCTCAACGCGATGCCTGGATGCTCGAGCCCATCGACGGCTCGAACCGCAACTCCCGTGTCGACCCCACAAAACTCCGCAATCGGAAATTCCAAACCGGGCGGGGAGCCAACACTACGCCCAGTGCGGGCGGGCTAGATGTTTCCTGGACCGAGACGCCagagcagaagatgaagcgcTTGCAGGATGAGGTGCTGGGTGTACAGACACGGCCTACTGCTCCTGATGCAGGGGACTCGGCGGGAGGAGCGCGCGGCGCACAGCCCTCGCGGGCTatgcaggagaagatccacCGGTTtaatgaggagaagagaaaggaggaggcAAAGGCGAGGGAtgcggagagaaagaagaagaagaaggatggagaagaggaggaggatgatccTAGTGCTCGCGCGTTTGATAAGGAGAAGGATATGTCGCTATCGTCGAAGATAACGCATGCGCAGAGacgggagatgatgaataAGGCGGCGGACTTTGGGTCGAGATTCACAAGTGGGAAGTTTTTGTGA
- a CDS encoding DUF2434 domain-containing protein (COG:S;~EggNog:ENOG410PFWC;~InterPro:IPR018830;~PFAM:PF10361;~TransMembrane:7 (o86-107i128-148o160-182i212-237o257-277i297-321o341-364i)), giving the protein MPLLYVRAVVPFEAGANATDVLINEVHFNRTALNYYHYTLFSNGTLSNGTDCYLAFNQFQPHMNENGTFVNGTSCYAPIRDMGRHASAGLAFAFMFVFAIVFTLINMRKHSRRYLPADRRWTLLGRRAKWIWMLFIAACGTISCFMSIDVDRGYIVSVPLILQSVFYTLLTPGMMAAVWEAVRHWGSWQERQIYDRDPYAFQVSSSRQGQEFVLPLVFYGCALANFVLTVPRSWTAIEMQRSLDQQLNEAKPVATDVRWRAAGFVAIAGVLVICYSLEHSIYRYRARPTSTTGQLLFYLNAAPSQFLIAIVLLGIKIGYAIASAFDWTISPLRYGVDSGWFYGLGYTPVLLLLILFNICGYCELNEDKALIVQRDEFDHAVADAVGVGQRKPSWWKKSRTFVRELSDHHRRRGSQQDDRDMSRFVEMGIIKPREQPQKDEPKPETWVTTRTASQGSESTAVARTESNPESSPPYVEYTLQQELSRDSSNETEVHGRPQTGRDILG; this is encoded by the exons ATGCCTCTGCTGTACGTGCGGGCTGTAGTCCCCTTTGAGGCCGGGGCGAATGCCACCGATGTGCTCATTAACGAGGTCCATTTCAATCGAACCGCATTGAATTACTATCACTACACGCTTTTCAGCAATGGGACTCTTTCCAATGGTACGGACTGCTATCTCGCCTTTAATCAATTCCAACCACACATGAACGAGAATGGGACTTTCGTGAACGGGACCTCCTGCTATGCACCCATTCGGGATATGGGTCGACATGCGTCGGCTGGCCTGGCTTTTGCCTTCATGTTTGTCTTCGCCATTGTTTTCACATTGATCAACATGCGCAAGCATAGCCGGCGGTACCTGCCTGCCGATCGCCGGTGGACACTCCTGGGCCGTCGGGCGAAATGGATCTGGATGCTTTTCATTGCCGCCTGCGGCACCATTAGCTGCTTCATGAGCATCGACGTGGATCGGGGGTACATCGTGAGCGTCCCGTTGATTCTACAGAGTGTGTTCTACACGCTGTTGACGCCGGGGATGATGGCCGCGGTATGGGAGGCGGTACGGCACTG GGGCTCCTGGCAAGAGCGACAGATCTACGATCGGGATCCGTACGCATTCCAAGTATCCAGTAGCCGACAAGGGCAGGAGTTTGTGCTCCCGCTCGTCTTCTACGGATGCGCTTTGGCCAATTTTGTCTTGACCGTTCCGCGCTCCTGGACTGCGATTGAGATGCAACGCAGTCTCGACCAACAGCTCAATGAAGCCAAGCCAGTGGCTACAGATGTACGATGGCGTGCTGCCGGATTTGTCGCAATAGCTGGCGTCTTAGTGATCTGCTACAGCCTGGAGCATAGCATCTACCGCTACCGGGCGCGACCAACCAGTACCACAGGTCAGCTCTTATTCTACCTGAATGCGGCTCCATCGCAATTCCTTATAGCTATTGTGTTGCTTGGCATAAAGATCGGCTACGCTATTGCTTCTGCCTTCGACTGGACGATATCCCCTTTGAGATACGGAGTCGATTCTGGATGGTTCTACGGGCTGGGATACACACCGGTGCTGCTCTTGCTCATTCTGTTCAACATCTGTGGATACTGTGAACTGAATGAAGATAAGGCCTTGATCGTGCAGCGAGACGAGTTCGACCATGCAGTTGCCGATGCTGTGGGTGTCGGGCAGAGGAAGCCCAgctggtggaagaagagccgcACCTTCGTTCGAGAGCTTAGTGACCATCACCGACGCCGGGGCTCGCAGCAAGACGATCGTGATATGAGTCGGTTTGTGGAAATGGGGATCATCAAGCCACGAGAGCAACCGCAGAAGGACGAACCCAAGCCAGAGACATGGGTGACGACGCGGACTGCCAGCCAGGGTAGTGAGTCGACTGCGGTGGCGCGTACGGAGAGCAATCCGGAGAGCAGCCCACCGTATGTCGAGTATACATTGCAGCAAGAATTGTCTCGTGATTCTTCTAACGAGACAGAGGTACATGGGCGCCCGCAGACTGGAAGGGACATATTGGGATAA
- a CDS encoding uncharacterized protein (COG:Q;~EggNog:ENOG410PJDN;~InterPro:IPR001128,IPR002401,IPR036396;~PFAM:PF00067;~TransMembrane:1 (o6-27i);~go_function: GO:0005506 - iron ion binding [Evidence IEA];~go_function: GO:0016705 - oxidoreductase activity, acting on paired donors, with incorporation or reduction of molecular oxygen [Evidence IEA];~go_function: GO:0020037 - heme binding [Evidence IEA];~go_process: GO:0055114 - oxidation-reduction process [Evidence IEA]), with protein sequence MGSNFVASHGPALIFLFLIFYVVTNIYRERRNPLSSVPGPFLCKWTDIFIRYQTVIGNRPRYVQALHRQYGPVVRVGPNAVDIAELAGAREIHRIGSGFLKSPVYELLKHDNAKSIFTTSDPKFHSKHRRLLSSPFADANLHSLEPLIEGRIRLTMKRMREEMTIRGVADVQKWFSFMASDIIGELSFGDSFRMLEQGKKNQHIKDMEIAAFVGESRAAFPVLSRLAAFLPIPFFKEANKSRNRIVEYTDESINRYKKLLAASPDNVKPTLFTKLYNAGKAGLPDAEIRDDASDLIIAGSDTTANTLTYLTWAVCKTPIIRQALVAEVATLPEQFSDKDIQHLSYLNQVIDETLRLYPAVPCALPRVVPPQGAIFGGHWVPGGSTVTTQLWSLHRDPVAFSEPEKFDPSRWSSPTQEMKDAFMPFGAGTRSKCRLWTVEHVSQQLTRP encoded by the exons ATGGGGTCCAACTTCGTGGCTAGCCATGGTCCGGCTTtgatctttcttttcctcatcttctatGTCGTAACT AATATTTACCGCGAACGAAGGAACCCGTTGTCATCGGTCCCCGGCCCCTTCCTGTGTAAATGGACGGATATCTTCATCAGATATCAAACGGTCATAGGGAACCGGCCACGATATGTGCAAGCGCTACATCGACAATATG GTCCTGTCGTCCGGGTTGGCCCGAACGCAGTCGACATTGCTGAGCTTGCTGGGGCTCGGGAAATCCATCGCATAGGAAGTGGCTTCCTGAAGTCGCCAGTATACGAACTGCTCAAGCACGACAATGCAAAAAGTATTTTCACTACTTCGGATCCAAAGTTCCACAGTAAGCATCGCAGACTCCTTTCATCGCCCTTCGCAGATGCGAACTTGCATTCACTGGAGCCCTTGATAGAGGGCCGCATCCGCCTCACGATGAAACGCATGCGAGAGGAGATGACTATCCGTGGAGTAGCGGATGTCCAGAAATGGTTCTCCTTTATGGCTAGCGACATTATTGGGGAACTGTCCTTCGGGGACTCATTCCGGATGTTGGAACAAGGCAAG AAAAATCAACACATCAAAGACATGGAGATAGCCGCCTTCGTCGGAGAGTCTCGAGCAGCTTTTCCTGTGCTCTCTAGGCTCGCGGCATTTCTGCCGATCCCTTTCTTCAAGGAGGCTAACAAGAGCCGGAATCGAATAGTGGAGTATACTGACGAGTCCATTAATCGGTACAAAAAGCTGCTAGCCGCTAGCCCCGACAATGTCAAGCCTACACTTTTCACGAAGCTGTATAATGCTGGCAAAGCAGGATTGCCTGATGCGGAAATCCGCGACGATGCCTCCgacctcatcatcgctggAAGTGACACCACTGCTAACACTTTGACCTATCTCACCTGGGCAGTCTGCAAAACACCAATAATTCGGCAAGCACTTGTTGCCGAGGTGGCCACACTTCCCGAGCAATTCTCTGATAAGGATATCCAACACTTATCCTATCTGAACCAGGTCATTGACGAGACCTTGCGCCTGTATCCCGCTGTCCCTTGTGCTCTCCCTCGCGTTGTACCACCACAGGGGGCAATATTCGGTGGCCATTGGGTTCCCGGAGGAAGCACTGTAACGACGCAACTCTGGAGCTTGCACCGTGATCCCGTTGCGTTCTCGGAGCCCGAAAA GTTCGACCCTTCCCGTTGGTCTTCGCCTAcccaggagatgaaggatgcaTTCATGCCATTTGGGGCAGGGACACGTAGTAAGTGCCGACTGTGGACTGTAGAGCACGTCAGCCAGCAGCTAACCCGACCGTAA